The sequence ATACCAAATCATAGGACAAAGCAAGCTCTAGTATAACCTAACCATCCCCATTTCCACTACCATACCCATATCCTTCACACACCCCTTTTAAAACAGTAATTGTTGCTACTCACATGTCCATTCAAGTCTTCCCCAAGGAAaatcttttcttcattataGATCCCTTAAAGCAAAGCATATGCATCCAGTCCTAGTTGTGCGCATAGGCATTGATGACACGGATCCTCTCCTTCCCTATTACTGGCTTCATGAAGATAATCCTATCCCTAAATCACTTCACTTCCACAACCTTATTGAGTTTAGGGATAGGACATTGTAGAACAAGATGATGAATGGAATGAAGATGGCATCAAAGAAAACTTGTTAAAGGAAATAGAAATTGTGAAGATACGAGATGGACATAATTGCAAGGATGAAGAATTTCAAGCAAAGGATCTtgtgcaaaagaaaaaaataataataaattgaagatTCTATCATTGaagttatcaaagaaaaaaggcTGATCACATTTAGTTCATTATTCCTCTTAAATTCAATATTGTAGCTGACAAGACTATCTTATTGCTAAAATTATTGTCACCattaaacaagaaagaaaggaatCAAGTGCAAGAATTTTACTTTGGGAAATGAAGTGCATGCGAGATTATGGAGTTCGTACTGCTATGACACTTCAAAACTAGAGATTGAGATTTTCCATCAAACGATGAATGAATGAGACATGGAGAAAGATAACAGTGAAAATTAAGATTTGATTATTTAGGAACCTTAActttaaatgattatttaagAATAGAAGTACTTATTAATTAGTAGTCATATAagaattaagtttattttagtttcccGTAAAAATTAAGACTAATTAATAGGTTTTcacattttatttggtttggcACCTATGCCTAGACATTCAAAGACACTGAATGTCGATATCAGAATAAAGTTGAGATTTACTTGCAGAGAGTTCATTCTCTAATTTTGTTCTCTTAGTTTTGTGATCTTGCTATAGGTTTTAAACATCTGCTATtgactattattttaatacaagtgGTACTACAATCCCATTGAATGAGGatacaattaaattcaaatgaagCCATTACTGCCATACACATCTGAAATATCTAACTTCGTATGGATGTCTCCAATTATGTGAGAAAATAACCCCAAACACACCCCCAGAAGCACTATTTTACAAGGCTCGTTTTTATATCTGCGAGGATATCCTGCCATGCTTCAACCTTTTCCAATGCATGAATATCCGCATACACTTGAGAAATCTGAATCAAgtttttcaacattttcatcTTGAAATAGACCAAGACAACACGTTGAAAGTGAAAGAGATTGCATAAACATCTAAATGCTGGCTAGCTTAAACCATGTGGAAGCCTCTTtagaaatattaagaaatgCAATACAGATGACCAAGAACGCTTCCAATATTGATTAGTTTTCCCCCTCAAGAATCGGGATTTAAGCAGATGACATTGAATAAGCATCTAAGAAGTGCAAAACATATTAGACAAACAAATGAAGGATAATagcagtagaagaagaagattgcAGAAAATGAATTTGATTACCTTCTAATCCGTTCGTCATGCCACAAAAGATAAATCAAATTGGAGCGTCTGTCGCCGAAGTAGATGATGAAAATTGCAGAAGCAATCCAAATTACATTTTCGACAATCTCAAGCCAAGGCCTAACTCGCTGATTAGGGGGCGAAAAGGGCTGTGCTCTTGAACAAGCATCATCCTCAAGATCATCACCACTCGAGGCATACCCTTGGCTATGTCTCTGCCTGATGTATCCACCGCCGCCAACTGGTGTCCCACCAGAcatttcaaaagataaatcaaatatgataataatcctaaaaacccagaaaaaaggAATGTGTCGGGTGGGTCACCCAATACCCATACCCAAGTAAGGAATTTTTACTTTGTCACCTACTCCTACTCCCACCGAATCTatatatctatctatctatctatctatcaaaTCCAGTTCGTAATCTAAGAGAATAAAGACATGTGGGTTATTTGTTATGATGATTAAAAGAAATACTGAAtgaaattgttttctttataaaaataaaaaagaaagaaggatagAAAACAGGCCATGAATATAAAAGGGGAAATCGATCAGACCCATGTTATTTATGAAAGCTTGAAACATAAAATCTAAATGGAAagtacatatatttatatatagatagaaTATGAATATAGATTCGAATTCTCAAGAATCTCTTCAAACAAGAGAGAGCAATGACTGAGACAAggccggaaaaaaaaaatagttgtaatAGAAGAAAAGGGGCAAGTTTGTGTGGTGTTTGCCAGAATTGATAGCGCGTCCGCCTTCGTGTGGGTGCAGATATTAGGTTGGCATGGCAGGAGGAATGTTTAaatgtttaataattattttcctcaattaatgacaaaaaaaactattttataaatctaaagaaataatttatataataagttGCAAAATACATTAATTCTCTCAAAATATcctaataataaatgaaataaaacttgaaatatattggcgattaaaaatattgatatttccTTTCCACAAAATCatattactattgttattaatattattactttatTACTAAATATACTAAAGACAATGGGTTTTGTTGTGAATATTATTACTTTATTactaaataaaacttgaaattatatttcttataattatttttatcatttcaatcattaaatttttataatagcaATTTCATCATCCTAAATTATATTATCACAATTTATATGTTgagata is a genomic window of Populus alba chromosome 18, ASM523922v2, whole genome shotgun sequence containing:
- the LOC118056667 gene encoding uncharacterized protein isoform X3 — translated: MSGGTPVGGGGYIRQRHSQGYASSGDDLEDDACSRAQPFSPPNQRVRPWLEIVENVIWIASAIFIIYFGDRRSNLIYLLWHDERIRRLPLYLGMVGVGLNILIFLYTIMFAWSVRRFDEKWELSSISTLPLVTLLGLVSFCFSHCLWLVWLSFPTL
- the LOC118056667 gene encoding uncharacterized protein isoform X2; the encoded protein is MSGGTPVGGGGYIRQRHSQGYASSGDDLEDDACSRAQPFSPPNQRVRPWLEIVENVIWIASAIFIIYFGDRRSNLIYLLWHDERIRRRFDEKWELSSISTLPLVTLLGLVSFCLFSFSLWPIWSFLTLPLLFTLFMACMVIFPNIMIGTFRTQNDALRID